catattagtcaagcctatttgttgtttctttgtatttatagctaaggttattgttattatatttttattttattttttattgtagttcttttcttattcctattcttatgccttgtacaaagagagcacagtttactaaagtcaaattccttgtgtgttcaagcatacttggcgaataaagctgattctgattctattaATCCTCTCAGGTGccactaaattaaaaaaaaagctgtaagAATTCCTACGGAGTTCAGTTTCAATGTGGAGACCCaaccctcctctctcttaaATAATTCTTCAGATAACGATAAAAGTAATATGTTatgtataaattaaataaaaacatttcatgcaGATGTACTCAGTCTAGAtcattcaaagtaaaaaaaaaagtgttcataGTCAGCTACAGTGGATTAAGTCAACCAGTTGACAGCAATTGTTCATTGACCTCCTGTGTCTTCTTTGGTCTTTGTTTGGCCAGCTTCCTGCAGTAGAGGTTGACATGGATCGGGTGGATAAAGGCAAGAAGAGACAATAAAGTCAAACCTATGTTTACCTGCGAAAACATCAATAAGTTAATTATAATAAACTGCTTTTGAAACTGGTTAAGCCAAATGCAAAGCTAATTTCAGAGGAGTATCACACAACATCTGGACACTTACATAAAGTGGATTGCCGTGGAGCTGGTGCTGGATGAGGTGCAAGATAGGAACCTGGAGAATCAGCCCCAAAGCTGATAACGACATAGCAATCCCTGACATCTTTCCAAAATGAGACATAGGAAATCTAGAGAGATGAACAGGAGATTTAAGAgggtatgaaaaaaaaaaaaaaattagggtAGGGGAAAGCTTTAGTTGACAGAATTCACTGTTTATTCTTAAGTGTGGTGGAATTAAGACAGAAATATCAACGTACGCAATGCTGACGAAGGCTTGATGGCCTCCGTAAAAGAAGGAACTGTTGACAACCTGCAGGACAAAGGTGAAGTACTGCAGAGGGAGGACAGGACAGGTGAAGCACACACAGAAGAGGACACACTGCAGGGAtgtgaggaagagggagaggcagGATGAACGCAGGTCTGCCTCCTGCCTGGTTTCTCCTACGAGATAAAGATAGAAGATGAATGTTAACAGTTAGCCAGTTGCAGAAAACCCACCTGTCATATAAGGAAGTTATTATCAGTCATAAGAAATATCCTTCAAGTGAATTCCCCAATTAGGGTGctgaagatgattttttttattgttgctcTCCTTATAATTATTTTGCTGCTAGATTTAGTACCCCTCATATAACTTGGgcacataaaatgaaatatggtGGTCTAAGGAAAGCGCCACAATATTCAAATTTATGCGAATATCCTCGAAAACAGCATGGCCTAGTGTCAAAAATGATTTTATCATTTGAACcccttacattttaaacattttttaaatttattttgaaaatatattgaTAGCACTGAATCTGAGCCCTGAGTTATGACATTTTTCCAAGTACTTTCACTTAGCTTGCATGTAAAACCTGACCTTCATTTCTGGGGGgcctcataaataaatataagtaTGTAGTACCAAaagcctctaaaagtagtatgggaagtagaaccttcagttatcaggcccctgttctttggaatcatctaccagtcagggtccgggaggcagacaccctctctacttttaagattaggcttaaaactttcctttttgataaagctttgGAGCTgactcaggctttgaccagctcttagcttaatgctgctataggcttagattgTAACTTAGAGGTGTAActagcacactgacacactgggatcctatatCTTATAATAATTTTATCCCAGACTTCTGAAAGTCTTTTCAAATTCTAGAGAGCAAAAATCAATCTGTCTGTCTAATTTCTGTTATCACTGtaacaatatttaaaatttcacagtatgtcTTTTATTAAACTTCTTCCAAGTATTTTACAAAACATATAAATACAGCAGTGACAAAATTTGAACATTTGTGGCATGGTTTGGactcttgtgtttatttgttaggATGAGTATTTGTAATTGTTTCTTGTAGTTCTTTTGTCAGTAGTTTGTACAGGTTTTTTTGGGGTCTTCTGTGGGcagcatttgtgtttgtttctatgCTGCAGTGGCTGGTAGAGATGTGGTGTGTGGAGGTGTTTACTCTAATATCGTGCAGCTGTCCCTCACCAGTGGCAATCAGCGGCTGCTCGTCAGCTCGAGCTCTGGCTCCTGCAAGCTGCCTGTTTATGCTAGCTTCACTGAGTGCCTGAACGCTACCCTCCACACCTCTACCACCACCTTACAACTACTGATGGCTTACCATTACTTACCAGCACTGTAACCAAACATGAATGCGGtgtgtcctttttaaaaaacattaatttccaAATGTTTGATATTGATTTTGGCATCTGGCCCCCACATTAACTCAAATAAAAGCTTACAGTGGAATAAAAGAGTCAAACCGACCTGGAGCGAGAGGCCTTTTCTTGTGTCTGTCCATGATGAGCCCATTCACAGGAGCAAAGAACACACTGCACAGCTGGGTGATAGCAAATGCATTGGTGTAGTGACTCACTGGAGAAGAGGGAaatacaggggggggggggggggggttaggtaTGATAAATTAATTCTGAtaaacatttacaaataaacacagataaAATAATGTGTCTGAAGGCAGTGaagctcaattttttttttttagttcataTTTTTTGCCAATGAAGATTTACACCCAAAGATCTGAGAAATAGCTTAAATATGCAGGTAACGCTCCCTTCTGCTGCTTAATATTTGGAAAACATGCTTGCTAAGACTCTGTCACTTCTCTGTAGACCAGTGCTTATTGTTTTTGCTCAACTGAACTCAATATGTTCATTAATTTCCCTAAAAAGAGCTCATGCCCTGTATACCTGGTAGAATTTGGAGAGATTTCAAATCCATTATTCAATTTGACTCCTAATTTTAAGGTTATGATTTAATTTGATCTAAAATCACAGCTTTTTTGGGAGATAGTGAATACATCGAATTAGTTATTTTTGAATCTTTAAgaggaatttaaaaaatattctaaatttCAGATGTGTGTATAATTCAGTTAAAATGTGATGGTCACATTAAACACAGTCAAAAAGCTGTGGCCCCATCCAGGTGTTGCAGCCTTCAGAGGATCCAGCCTTTGCAACAAGGTATGAAAGGTCAGCCCAAACTGAATTGAGACAGACTGGTCCACGAAGGATTCTCTTGACATCTCTAACAGTTCCTGTCTGTATGCCAGTGTCACCTAGTGCCAACCCTGTTGATAAGCAATGGGTAGTTGGCTAATGTGGTTAACTACCTGACACAGCTAGCATCACAAATACTATAATTTAGCAGTGTAGTACCACTATGTTTGAATTGgcgccaagcggcaacctctggacTAAAATATGAGTCCGGACTAAAATATGAGTCCGATGCAATGACAATTGGCCCCAAAacatactacgtccatattttatacagtctatgattggcACTCAAAGAATTATGGGATATGTTGGGCCATGATAGATGCTAACGTTGCATCCTCAGCAGCCAAGGAAAAGTAGAACACATTTGTTGGCTACATTTGGAGTTGCCTTCAAAATGGGACAGCCTTAAACAACCCGTAGTGACACATTCAGTCTACAAATGCAGCCTTCAAGGGCCCTTGAATTGAGACACGGCTATTAGCTTAATTCTTAGTACTGCTGCTATGCTTATATATGTCAGACCGTGCTTACTTTTCTAAACTTTCAAGATTCCTAttactcagtttgtgttaacatattttttagAAGGTAGTATTATACTCAAAGCCATTGCAGCATTACCATGCAACACTGGCCACACATAAGTCACCCTGCTATAATAAGTACAAGCAGTGAGCAACACAGAAAAAACTCTtaaattcaattattttaacCTCACCTATAGTTTGGTCGTTATTGGCCAGCCGGGAGAGCATGGCGTTGACATTGGATAAGAACATGAACTGACAAAAGAGGATAATGACCACCCACACCAGGTGCCACAGGAAGAGCCATGACATGACACAGCTCCAGAAAGTAGCCACTGTATATAGAAAGATGGAgagcaaaaaaagagagaatataAATGAGAAAAGCTAGCTTTGGTTACTCCTAGACAATTACAAACTTTGGACATGTAAGATTTAAAACCTACTTTGAGGACTTTGTAACCTGCTGAAACAGTCTGTGGACATTCCATCACTAATATTGCTTCACATTGCACAGTCAGAATGATGTATAAAAATGCAAATGCTGTTGAATTCAACTCAATTTCAAAACCAATGCACATTCAGATCTTCATGACACAAGGCGTGCTGTTTCTGCCTTATGATCTCAAACGTTGTAAAAGAGTCTTTGGATGCCTGaatgtgtgacaggtgttttgGAGGAGGGTGAAACTGTACTGCAATGACAAAAGGCTCCCGCACACTGTCTGGCTTTATGCTGACATATCTATTGAgttttactactactactactactactactactatcagcTATGGTTAGTCACCTGCATACCTGATGAAAGTCTGTTAGACCGTGATGCTGTATGACCCCATTATTATGTCAGCATAAGGTAAGAGTGTGCGGGAGCCTTTTCTCATTGCCTATCTATATTCTATGTATCTGCTTTAGCGCTCCCTTATCTCCAGGACGGTAATCATACTTTATAGCAGCAATCCAAAAAGCAGCGACAGCAATTTTGTGCTACTTATCCATTTTGATGTTGTAAAACACTTTTGGgatgccaatttttttttttttttttcttttttttttacaaccgaCCCTTTAACCTGTTTCTCACTCTGCAGTCCAAATGAACAAAGTGATGAGGTGATAACTAGAGTTTTTATAGCTCCCCTGAGGCCTTTGTATGATCttcaaaagcaaatgagactttcagcaacaagactgacaatttCTAAATTGTAATTTTTGATGCCTGTAACCACAGCCAggcaggtgtcagaccagataaCTGACATTCAGGTTGATTGATGGAACTGTCAGTCAAAAAGTTAAGATTTTCGTAACAGAAAACAACACTaacacatgcacaggacaagACCACAGGAGGCGTCAAAATGGACTCAAACATAaagttcctcataggagctCTAAATCAAATGTATGCTTTGTAATTCATGTTAAGGAAATGATACAAATCACCACCTTCTTCTTGATTGGATTCATCCCCTGTTTTTTCCCCATCTCCTTGCTGGTCATTTTGATTCTTTTTCGTGTCTTCCTCTTTAATTTCCTCTGTCACCTTatttccctcttctcctctttggcAGCATCTTACTCTGTCAAAGCAGAAAAGGGGAGTTAGAACAATTTCACTGCCCCAACAAGAAAACATATAaatgtgtcaatcaatcaattattctTCAGTAAAATAACAAGACTCATCTCTTGGCACACATATCGAAAAGACATAGACTGAGCCCTTGCTGCTGTTATTATGTACAGACACCCACGTTTCCATTGTGAGTGAGCACTTGGCCACAGtggcacaggaaaaaaaaacgggTCGAAACTTTGAGAAGTGACAGACTCTGGGCCATTCATCTGGATAATCTAGTTTGTTTTTACCCATATGTGTATGTTTCAGGCAGTGGGTATGGAATATGTCCCCTGGGCATTAGAAAGAAGGTGCGTAGAAGGGGCATGATGCTACATGAGGTAAGAATGAGAAAAATCAAATGAAGAGACACTCCTCTTTCATGCAGCAACtggagacagaaagacaaaaggagacaatgttaaattaaattaatgatAGTGAATTGAAGAGCAATGatgtcttgttcttttttttttccaaataaaatATCCATTACCTTTATGACAAGAAACACTACAGCAGAGGAGTCAAAGGCTCCGTTGTAGATGGTTATGATGGTGGAGCGATAGAAATGAAACAGGTTCCCCACCTTAACAGAAAATAGTTTAGTATAATCCTTCATCTAATGCATTGGTCTTCATTCTCAATTATTCTTAATtctcatttaaacacacaaacactgtgttTTTACCAATGAATGAAAAAGTACCTGAACATTAGTGTTGTGGAGGATCATACCAGAAATAATGATACATGACATCGCAGGGTACAGCAACAGTGCTGTTCCTGCATGAAAGACAGAACAGAGAAAGGTCAAAGGAGACACAGAGATAACACCTAACCCAATGTACAAGTGTACTTTATGCTTTGGTTACTTTGGTTAATGTTATTCACAATGTACTAAACTACATACCTTCTGTTAGCAGTGCGATAAACAGTGTTCCAGTGATGTATAAGGATCTGCAGgatgtacaaaataaatacttgTGACATTGTTCTGTTAGAGTAAAGATCAAATCCTACTACATGAAGTATCTACTTCAATGAGAATAAACTGAATACACAAGCCTTTGTCTGACCTGTCTGCTTTTATGTAATTTTGTACTTTAATGTTCTTGCTGTGTTTTGCTAGTTAGCCAGTCTGCATTTTTTCCCCActtttttaacaaaatgtgtttaGTTAGCTTAAAGTTGATAAGCAATCAAGCTAACATGATGGCAAATGAATCCTCccacaaacatattttagatTGGAGATTAGAAAAAATTAAGTTTGATGACTAGAGGTAAGAAGCATGCTATTGTGTACATGTGACCAAAATTGAC
The Notolabrus celidotus isolate fNotCel1 chromosome 7, fNotCel1.pri, whole genome shotgun sequence DNA segment above includes these coding regions:
- the LOC117816236 gene encoding solute carrier family 43 member 3-like, with product MSCIIISGMILHNTNVQVGNLFHFYRSTIITIYNGAFDSSAVVFLVIKLLHERGVSLHLIFLILTSCSIMPLLRTFFLMPRGHIPYPLPETYTYGVRCCQRGEEGNKVTEEIKEEDTKKNQNDQQGDGEKTGDESNQEEVATFWSCVMSWLFLWHLVWVVIILFCQFMFLSNVNAMLSRLANNDQTIVSHYTNAFAITQLCSVFFAPVNGLIMDRHKKRPLAPGETRQEADLRSSCLSLFLTSLQCVLFCVCFTCPVLPLQYFTFVLQVVNSSFFYGGHQAFVSIAFPMSHFGKMSGIAMSLSALGLILQVPILHLIQHQLHGNPLYVNIGLTLLSLLAFIHPIHVNLYCRKLAKQRPKKTQEVNEQLLSTG